The genomic segment acttagacaacacatgcgggtatcacgtcctcttaatttcATTTAGAGTTTTTACTGCATAAAAGACTTATTATTAGGCTAGGGACTTCATGCccttaaaaatttttaaatatgcatgaaCTTATGCCCCGGTTAATCACTAAACatgctattaaaatatgcattaaaaaaaaatcataatacctactgaataaaacctttttataatgtaatttattgtaatttataataataatcttgtacccatattaacaaattattgataattttctcTTCCGATTTTTTCCTTCTTACATTGTGTTTTAGTGAATCACGCATATGGTGTACCAATAAGTAACAATGTGAATGATCCGCAAGGAAAACGAAcactaactttaaaatatttattttctataaataaaaccatCATACTAATATCTGTCCaggaaatgtatttaaaagtaggttttttttattaaattataaaaaaattgtcaaatatgcacttataaataaaaactagtcaaatatgcaaaatatgcagctataaattttaaatataaactcgCATGgctatgaaacaaatttctatattacttagctatgtatttaattattatttaaaaacatgcaaATTCCTAGAAGTCCCTAGCCCTACTTACaattatacctttttttcaaaaatataacagttacaaaaaattttacacagaaaaaaacaaatttattaaattgtacctCTCCATTTTAAGTCTGTAGTAAATttcaattactttaatattttaatcaacttattaagttttttttctatctaatattatgtctaatttAAGTACTATtagataataggtaatattcaaAACAATCGTTTAACATATAGTGCAGGGATGGCAAATAGTATTTGTTCAACATGCCAATTTATGACACAATTAAAAATGTGCcactaattaaatttgttaactcAGAGAATTTTcgcaaaatataaatgaaaaattaatgataataatgtagaaagcaatcattaaaaaaatcaacttttatcgattgttagaaaaattttacttcatattacgtgaaagattttttttatgtctgatTAATATGGGCTATTGCTATCAAGGTATAAAGATTTATATAGACACATAAAACTATGAAATTCTTTCGGATGCCATTGAAAATTTCTCGCTTGCCATTTATTTTCCATCCCTGATATAgcgtattattataggtaacctcataaatctcaaaattaatatttgtcttaaaatatatttaatactatttttaatacctgtataatatgattataaagtgtattaataataaattcttactTCAGAGCAATTACAATGTAAGTACTACTGgaaattttattgttaaccGTAGCACCAGTAATTTCGACCATTGCTctaactttataatattcatttttgctAAAATTAGCAATggctatttgtttattttggtaTGGCAAATTATCTTCactgaaacataaaaatataaaataattaattattttgttttttaatcctGCACAAATCAAGAAAAGgtttaagattttataaaacCTAATatctctttatttttttttttgagaataattatcatacctatacaattgttaaaattgaatttggatTGTTCTTTAAATAGATCTTTTTTATTCATCTAATAGCTATTAAAGTATTAaccactatacatattataaactctaTACTCTTTTCAAGTTATGAAACATATTCTTCGGCAACCAGTTTTCGTCAAGCATTAGGCCAGGCAACACCATTTTTCCCCCCACCATTTCAACTATTTTTACACCTGCTATGTAGTATTGCCAAGCACTACGAATAAGTTAGCTGTCGATTATGTTTCTCAAGAGGACAttgcacccgcatgtgttgtctccgttttacaatgTAAAAACACCACATAAAAAAGAGAATTTAAactgtgcaatatcgtttttaaattttttgttaatggagtttaatgataatttaataaaaaaaatttgaaacaataagaatttcatataagtgatatcaaaaaaaaaaaaaaaaaaatactatattgcaTAGCCAAAGTTCttctttttatgtggtgaaaattttgtTAGTTACGACTGTAGCTTTCTAGGTTCTTTACCAtgcaaaatagtttttgctatgttgtacactgtaagatggagacaaaaCATGCGTCTTCTTAACTTCAAcacagtataattaaatattagtaatataataaatgcaatattttcgccaataatttaatcaacctaccataatattaagagtaaaataaattactaattgcaataagttattaacaatatgtaagtaaataaaatatgaaaatatatctcAGACTGAAAGACCGTATCTGCTCAGATTCGTTTTTGGTATATggtcaatgatatatcattattataaacctaacaaacataattttaagtgctacAGTGTaaagtagtaattattatactaagttatctacaacttattttattggtaactatttatatttttattcccaaataaaaattaatcagttacgacaataaaataggtaatagactaaatttgtatttattgcaGTTGTTAGTAAAAACTAGATTGCAAAACaaccaaaatttaatttttgtgagTGAACTTTGGTTAAATTATTAAGGAAATATAGATTGACCgggtttaaatttattatttactgtaatacATCTATATCTGTATATATCCAGTCACTCTATAAAACTAACTTGAATGTTTGTTGAACAAATGTGTGAATTAGAAATTTCTTAGAGTTAAtgacttcttataaaatttaaaggtaagattattaataaaaataattatttcattttatagagttttgataaaattgagGTTTGActtcacatattaaaataaaacaaaacatattttacctGTATGGTATGGGGAAATGATGAACCATCCAAGGTTTCATCATTTTCCCTTCAGCAATTATATCACTGAGCCAGTAATCAGTGacgcattttttattttcagttaaaccctgaaaaaattaatacatcaataattattataggtatttacataagatagaaatatactatttttactcTAAAAACTTCAACATGTTTTCGGGAGCTACAAATCACATGTGTAATCTTTCTATTAAAACGATATGAAAAGGTTCCACCATGCTCCTGAACAcaatgttcaataaaatataagtgatTGGTTGCTCCTGCTACTTCTCTAAGATCAtcggcaatcaaaaaatgacaattCAATAGAAAACTATCCGGGGATgctgcaaattaaaaaaaaataaattgttgtattgactttaatctatttaaacatatattttacacgCAATTGGAACTTAAAAGGTATTAAAAGATAAACATTAGTATAATAAGgatgctatacatttttttaagaaactaTGTATAAATAAGGTAAAACAGGGATTTGTACCCATTTTTTTGGATTAACTCAAAACTAATAACAGTACCACTTACTTTACCACGTACTtcaaattttcaccaaatgttgataagaaatttaaaaatattttgtctcattttgagctgtttatagcCATGACAAATGTTCAAATTGATAAATAAGGTTCACCACTCTTAAAAAACTTAGGATCATTTTTtagatagaatttaaaattaaaatgttacaaaatttatcaaaattgcaaaaatttgcaaactattttgtagttaaacaattataaaatgttcagtttttctAGCTatggtttgaaaatgtaaaacaagctTTCAAATAAGTAGTCCATACtctaaccaaaaaatctaaaaaaatatataagcacaatatttttttaagttattaaaatgaaattagatgcctatttaaacaaagaataacagtttttaattattttgttataatttaaaaatattattcataggtacttgaaactttttaagtataattagtatacttAATACACACAATGCGATTTTCAAATGTCATGTTTTTTAGGCAAATATTAACTCAACTTACTAATAATAGAAACTGTATtagcaatatataatatcataaaatacactTGGTAATATAGGTTGACAGGCTTTCTTTGCTCAGAATTgctttttgtatacaatgattttaagtaatttaatttagatttaatacatccattacagtggctTACGAGACACTTAAGATGACATCGCACCCGCTATGTTGTCTCGGTCTTACACACTTGCggcatagcaaaaactgttttgacgtgaaaaaatgtttgatgtgacagttaatataaaaatttaaaaaaatggttatcACGAAGGTGCAGGTTGTGCTGTCAGTAAACGGAATTTGTAGAGCCTAGAAGCTCTTTATTATTGAAGGATGACTATTGTACCAACCCATTAGATAAATTGAGatatgatgaaaaaaatctagataattatatacaaatgacAAAAACATACTACAGATGAGCTGGGATTCGTTTTATCTGGGATATATCATTCTGGCATTGtactttataataacatttactaaaaatatatatattagaacaAAGCCACttaatatttaccaaaaatattaatatttataaagttaatttaatttatgtttattcaaTTAAGCTGATGTGAATCTTATGGTTTTTactgtagaatattatttttatccggAAAaggatttatattatgtatcttacGCTGAAACTTAGGAGACTGTATTTGACGTGGAAGCGTATTTTTCCTTCTAGCATTCTGaaatgtattcataaattaattcaaataaacatATCAAGTAAATAGTATTTGCTCTTTTTCTTGAATGTCCTTCAGTTTGAAATACTATAAGTTTTTAACACTTATGTTTTcgaattgaaattcaaattgaaGGCCAaacatgtacattatatatcaCACAacgttataatttttcattataagaaaatatattatacatataaaaactttaaatgtacCTTTGACGATGTACTTGGTTGTATAAGCTCTATTTCTGATTTTAACTTTTCTATTTCAGATTTTAACttgctaaataataaataatatgaaattaataaaaaattgctgAATTAGACCTATACCTCAGATATTTAAACCGTCGTTGGTGACGCTATGAGCATTTCACTTACATAACTGTTATTTTGGGAACCATtggcttcaaattattttgtttatatcgatatttttagtatGCTCATACAAGTTACTAATGGAAATAAATACGTGAAAAAtatctaatctatatataaactgTCCGTCTTATAACCATCAAATGTCAACAATTACCAGTATTTCAAGCAGTATTTGATCGCCGGGGATTGGTAtcagttattttagccaaaacatacCAATATTTCTTCCATCATATGGATCGACCTAGTTAtgcaataatagtttttaaaactgatttggaTTAGTTGTAATGTCTACTTATAGATTAGTCAGTCCACTTTTCCCAATTTCGCCCTTccaacaataattaaatgtgagCGTAACGCTAACACGTCACTAATGATGTGAAAACATTAGCGTCACAAATGACGGGTTAAATtaacatatacaaatatttatatacttgagCTCAACCGAATTCGTTGCCTGGTATTCGTATGCCTCTTTTTGCAATAAAATCCTCTTACTTCGCTCTACGTTAAATTTGTAATCTTCAGATGTActgttttgtataaaaatagattttattaaaattacgtaaaatgtacgtaaaaatatatagaagttttaaaattgcattatcATAAGAACTAACAAGATTACTTACGCTTTTATATTAATCTCATTTAAATATATGGCATTtagcttattaaaaatattttggctttcTTTTAAATAATCCTCAGAGGTATTAAGTTTTAATGTGAGGTCATCCATTCTGGACTGGATCTTTATATTGGACATCTCAACATCATTTAATTCCTTGCTAAaacaaaaattctaaattaattaattgtaatttttttttgttttaatcataattaatacaaattaattattgataagtgTTTTTAGGGATTCTGTTATATGAATAGaaacctttatatatatattgttcattTATCCTGCTGATTTTTCctgtgataaattattattgatttattatgtttttaatacattttatttttaattttcattttaattttaattgtcaatGAATTTTCATGTTCATTAGAAAACCAAactaagaattttaatttaaattatttttctataaagtGTAATTTcttacaaaacattaaatatttatatactcaattatgtgtatttaatttaaattttgtatgatttattaatatgccAGACTTCAGTGAGTAAACATAGAAGACCAAATTGTAAATTAGTTTAAGAATTGAAAagcttttaaattaagtatattgaTAGTgccattattaaaatttaaaataagttttattttcaatcaaaataattatgaattagatTAGTATTGAACATTGATATCCAAGTtgatatactaaatatatatactaagtatattttgatttgttcaaGTCTTGTTCAACGTGAActcatttttatacaatattatttttatgtataaaaatatttactgtaaagAGTCCATTTCTTTTgtagttttaactttaaacttttgacTGCCCGATGGAAAAAGTTTGTATATATCGGTTAGATGGGTTTTACATTTTGGACATGAATGTTCCTTAGACCTTTGGACATACAAtaacaagaaaaattaaattttttcttacaataagtttatattaaaatatttagcaatattaaaaaatgttttacctaTACCATTCGTGGATACAAC from the Acyrthosiphon pisum isolate AL4f chromosome X, pea_aphid_22Mar2018_4r6ur, whole genome shotgun sequence genome contains:
- the LOC100570324 gene encoding uncharacterized protein LOC100570324: MSNIKIQSRMDDLTLKLNTSEDYLKESQNIFNKLNAIYLNEINIKATSEDYKFNVERSKRILLQKEAYEYQATNSVELNKLKSEIEKLKSEIELIQPSTSSKNARRKNTLPRQIQSPKFQRKIHNINPFPDKNNILQ